The following coding sequences lie in one Apium graveolens cultivar Ventura chromosome 3, ASM990537v1, whole genome shotgun sequence genomic window:
- the LOC141713942 gene encoding auxin-induced protein 15A: protein MLGKKFYAVKKLAKKVQSMKKVDKEPSQHHSLLKDSGDQEDESSTPTGFLAVYVGEERKRFVVPTGYLSHPLFRMLLEKAYNEFGFKQMNGLVVPCSVAAFQGVINALECCNGNFDFGNLVEEFLS from the coding sequence ATGTTGGGGAAGAAGTTTTATGCAGTCAAGAAACTAGCCAAGAAGGTTCAGTCAATGAAGAAGGTCGATAAAGAACCGTCACAACATCACTCTTTGCTTAAAGATAGTGGTGATCAGGAAGATGAATCCTCAACCCCTACCGGCTTTTTGGCTGTGTATGTGGGAGAGGAGAGGAAAAGGTTCGTTGTTCCCACGGGGTATCTGTCTCATCCTTTATTCAGGATGCTGCTAGAGAAGGCATACAACGAGTTTGGTTTCAAGCAAATGAACGGATTGGTGGTTCCTTGTAGTGTAGCTGCATTTCAAGGAGTGATAAATGCTCTTGAATGTTGCAATGGGAATTTTGATTTTGGAAACCTGGTTGAGGAGTTCCTTTCATAG